The Fusarium keratoplasticum isolate Fu6.1 chromosome 8, whole genome shotgun sequence genome includes a region encoding these proteins:
- a CDS encoding DDHD domain-containing protein, with translation MACDNHTYGAKCRLAPVARVRREDDVPLVEAQFFYSSLIPIDDPLSTSSTISTDAKTSKGQVRPFSRGDNNALEKAWLSLMSENDRRVHQDAWKDQGRPSQFDANKLASLVQALTIKHWERHRGGYQPQDVTVPAGDVIPNTPVPACCSELVLDVSEELEATFCSLARRNNPALSVDEVTQQIVLGLSRLKEQVSSAIEPRPSSADIPSSRPGSSSTTNASHPITRISKTPTESRSTKRRSTVGETSLRARSLSLSQAKNRTPRSQTPVGSPTVARPPGLDDGISRKPFVRVGSPETQSEPGSVPFGQAGGVLRDVGQSRDQTETATEVDDASQAAKAADKPAAEDYRPSVAEVAVGVSRLHMVSLPSLQMKPIYWSPVNDVAVVARATWFYRDTMLPIPPIVANQLEAGYHELRPWTETWSDELRCAIDVGPLGEEKVSHRLWPKESEIGSADEVGFPEPAIPTDPFCAARCFRGEAAAEGSIGPAAVDRRASGEFQPPARPFSNYHVIYKNATEAFLMKPSLKPSAYYGRRPVLKIMKGVTVGVPVVRGFNRAAWERLHHKKQTPNKPGVSAADESHESSGQDVCSACKADKEKGQVTDLILVAHGIGQKFAERVESFHFTHAINGFRRAVNIELQSPVVKQVLRADQNGLMILPLNWRMGLSFEDGGPMREEDKADYTPEGFGLKDIEPDTIPAVRSMISDVMFDIPFYMSHHKGKMIKALVSEANRVYRLWCRNNPGFAENGRVHLIGHSLGSAMALEILSNQPTSVPRLDLSCKEPETRFFEFDTRNLFLAGSPAGFFLLLERGTLMPRHGRMKPGADSSDVVAKDVVGEAGTFGCLAVDNIYNILAKEDPIAYFLNGAVDPIYAASLKTAYVPSIAGSLWKSVGAAMRNVVPGMAPAPNPLAPEPERPSTIRLPSQLELEVHDFTREEIAEKKAFLLNDNGQIDWYLRSGGGPLEIQYLNMLSAHTSYWTNHDFIRMLCIEIGREPGRAHTLPALRAVKAAKRLLVK, from the exons atggcatgCGACAACCATACATACGGCGCCAAGTGTCGACTGGCTCCCGTTGCCCGCGTCCGACGAGAAGACGATGTACCCCTCGTCGAGGCACAATTCTTTTACTCGTCCCTTATTCCCATCGATGACCCCctctcgacatcctcgacCATTAGTACCGATGCGAAGACGAGCAAGGGTCAGGTGCGGCCCTTTTCAAGGGGTGACAATAATGCCCTCGAGAAAGCTTGGTTGAGTCTCATGTCTGAGAACGACCGGCGAGTTCACCAGGATGCGTGGAAGGACCAGGGTCGGCCGTCTCAATTCGACGCAAATAAACTGGCTTCGCTTGTTCAAGCCTTGACGATAAAACACTGGGAAAGGCATCGTGGAGGCTACCAACCCCAGGATGTCACTGTGCCAGCTGGCGATGTCATACCAAACACCCCGGTGCCTGCCTGTTGTTCCGAGCTGGTGCTTGATGTATCGGAAGAGCTTGAAGCAACCTTTTGCTCTTTGGCTAGAAGGAATAACCCTGCCTTGAGTGTTGACGAAGTGACCCAGCAGATTGTTCTTGGGCTTAGTCGCCTGAAAGAGCAGGTAAGCAGTGCGATCGAGCCCCGGCCATCCTCAGCGGATATACCCTCCAGCCGTCCAGGATCTTCTTCTACCACCAATGCGAGCCATCCTATTACTAGGATCTCTAAGACTCCGACAGAGTCTCGTAGCACGAAACGTCGATCTACCGTTGGCGAAACCAGTCTCAGAGCCAGATCCCTCTCGTTGTCACAAGCCAAGAACCGGACCCCTCGCTCCCAGACGCCCGTCGGCAGTCCAACTGTTGCTCGACCGCCAGGCTTGGATGATGGAATATCAAGGAAGCCCTTTGTACGAGTAGGCAGCCCAGAAACACAATCCGAGCCTGGTTCTGTCCCGTTTGGTCAAGCCGGTGGTGTATTGCGGGACGTTGGCCAGTCCCGAGATCAGACTGAGACGGCAACTGAAGTGGATGATGCTTCTCAAGCAGCAAAAGCCGCTGACAAGCCAGCGGCGGAAGACTATCGACCCAGCGTTGCTGAAGTTGCGGTCGGGGTATCAAGACTACACATGGTTTCGTTGCCATCTCTCCAGATGAAGCCGATTTACTGGTCTCCTGTCAACGACGTCGCTGTTGTAGCTCGGGCAACATGGTTTTATAG GGACACCATGCTTCCGATCCCACCGATTGTGGCGAACCAGTTGGAGGCCGGTTACCATGAACTTCGACCATGGACGGAAACTTGGAGCGATGAACTACGATGTGCCATCGATGTTGGCCCATTGGGCGAGGAAAAGGTGTCCCACAGGCTCTGGCCCAAAGAGTCCGAAATAGGCTCTGCTGATGAAGTTGGTTTCCCTGAGCCAGCTATCCCAACTGATCCGTTCTGCGCTGCTCGCTGTTTTCGTGGCGAAGCGGCAGCTGAAGGATCCATTGGCCCAGCTGCTGTCGATAGAAGAGCCTCAGGAGAGTTCCAGCCCCCAGCACGGCCTTTCTCCAACTATCACGTCATATACAAGAATGCCACCGAAGCGTTCCTCATGAAGCCAAGCCTGAAGCCATCGGCGTATTATGGAAGACGACCCGTGTTGAAGATTATGAAGGGCGTGACTGTTGGTGTCCCTGTTGTCCGAGGCTTCAACAGAGCGGCCTGGGAGCGACTTCATCACAAGAAGCAGACCCCGAACAAACCGGGCGTATCGGCAGCCGATGAATCACATGAGAGCAGTGGCCAGGACGTGTGCTCCGCTTGCAAGGCAGACAAAGAGAAAGGGCAAGTTACTGACTTGATTCTCGTCGCCCATGGCATCGGCCAGAAATTCGCCGAGAGGGTGGAGAGCTTCCACTTCACTCACGCCATCAATGGCTTCCGTCGTGCTGTTAACATTGAACTACAAAGCCCTGTGGTCAAGCAGGTACTCCGTGCGGACCAAAATGGACTCATGATTCTTCCGCTGAACTGGAGGATGGGTCTCTCGTTCGAGGATGGAGGGCCGATGAGGGAGGAAGACAAGGCAGACTATACCCCCGAAGGCTTTGGGCTGAAGGACATCGAACCTGATACCATTCCTGCTGTTCGCAGCATGATATCGGATGTCATGTTCGATATCCCCTTCTACATGTCCCATCACAAGGGAAAGATGATTAAAGCTCTCGTGTCTGAGGCAAACCGTGTCTATCGACTCTGGTGTCGCAACAACCCAGGCTTTGCCGAGAACGGGCGCGTCCATCTTATCGGACACTCGCTGGGCAGCGCCATGGCTCTTGAGATTCTGTCAAATCAGCCGACCTCTGTACCTAGACTTGACTTATCCTGCAAGGAACCCGAGACACGTTTCTTCGAATTCGACACCAGGAACCTCTTCCTGGCAGGTAGCCCGGCTGGGTTCttcctgcttcttgagcgtGGCACGCTCATGCCTCGGCATGGACGAATGAAGCCCGGGGCTGACTCGAGCGACGTCGtggccaaggatgttgtcgGCGAAGCTGGCACTTTTGGCTGCCTGGCTGTCGACAATATCTACAATatcctcgccaaggaggatcCCATCGCTTACTTCCTCAATGGTGCCGTTGATCCCATCTATGCGGCGAGCCTCAAGACAGCCTACGTTCCGAGCATAGCGGGCTCCCTGTGGAAGTCAGTCGGCGCAGCCATGCGGAACGTCGTGCCAGGCATGGCCCCAGCCCCAAACCCGCTCGccccagagccagagcgGCCGTCGACCATTCGTCTCCCCTCCCAGCTTGAGCTCGAGGTTCACGACTTTACGCGAGAAGAGATTGCCGAGAAGAAAGCCTTCCTGCTCAACGATAATGGGCAAATAGACTGGTACCTCCGCTCTGGGGGAGGCCCCCTCGAGATCCAGTACCTAAACATGCTCAGTGCACACACAAGTTACTGGACGAACCACGACTTTATCCGCATGCTTTGTATCGAAATTGGGAGGGAGCCGGGTCGGGCTCACACTCTCCCTGCTCTCAGGGCCGTCAAGGCTGCGAAGAGACTGTTGGTGAAATAA
- a CDS encoding General transcription and DNA repair factor IIH helicase subunit XPD, which produces MKFNIDDLPVLFPYPRIYPEQYAYMCDLKKTLDAGGHCVLEMPSGTGKTVSLLSLIVAYQQYMPEKRKLIYCSRTMSEIEKALVELKSLMKYRAEELGYEEEFRGLGLTSRKNLCLHPSVKREKSGSVVDARCRSLTAGFVKEKKDRGENVDVCVYHDNLDLLEPHNLIPNGVWSFDDIIRYGEEHKQCPYFTARRMMQYCNVVIFSYHYLLDPKIAERVSKDFSKDCIVVFDEAHNIDNVCIESLSTDITEDSLRKATRGAQNLENRIAQMRDTDQEQLQNEYQKLVQGLRDADEARQEDAFMANPALPADLLQEAVPGNIRRAEHFVAFLKRFIEYLKTRMKVRQVISETPPSFLAHLKEHTFIEKKPLRFCAERLTSLVRTLELTNIEDYQPLQEVATFATLVSTYEKGFLLILEPYESDTAEVPNPILHFTCLDAAIAIRPVFERFYSVIITSGTISPLEIYPKMLDFSTVIQESYSMTLARRSFLPMIVTRGSDQASVSTSFQVRNEPSVVRNYGNLLTEFAKITPDGMVVFFPSYLYMESIISMWQGMGILDEVWKYKLILVETPDAQETSLALETYRTACCNGRGAVLLCVARGKVSEGIDFDHQYGRTVLCIGVPFQYTESRILKARLQFLRETYRIKENDFLSFDAMRHAAQCLGRVLRGKDDYGIMVLADRRFQKKRTQLPKWINQGLQEADVNLSTDMAVSSARRFLRTMAQPFRAKDQEGISTWGYKDLMEHKEKMDLERIKELEEAAQKPQPAAPINQYEYDDEELDQDMMEMDGF; this is translated from the exons AGCGAAAGCTCATCTACTGCTCTC GTACCATGTCTGAGATCGAAAAGGCATTGGTTGAACTCAAGTCTCTCATGAAGTACAGGGCTGAGGAGCTCGGTTACGAGGAAGAGTTTCGTGGCCTTGGTTTGACGAGTCGAAAGAACTTGTGTCTTCACCCATCAGTCAAACGAGAGAAGAGTGGctctgttgttgatgctcgCTGCAGAAGCCTTACAGCCGGCTTCgtcaaagagaagaaagacCGGGGTGAGAATGTGGATGTCTGCGTCTACCACGAT AAcctcgaccttcttgagCCTCACAACCTCATTCCCAACGGTGTCTGGTCCTTTGACGATATCATTCGGTATGGTGAGGAACATAAGCAGTGCCCTTACTTCACTGCGCGGCGCATG ATGCAATATTGCAACGTTGTCATCTTCTCTTATCACTACCTCCTTGATCCAAAGATCGCCGAAAGAGTGTCGAAGGACTTCTCTAAGGACTGCATTGTGGTTTTCGATGAGGCTCACAACATCGACAACGTCTGCATCGAGTCCCTGAGCACAGACATTACGGAAGATTCGTTGCGCAAAGCGACTCGTGGTGCCCAAAATCTGGAGAATCGGATAGCGCAGATGCGCGACACAGATCAGGAGCAGCTACAGAACGAATATCAGAAGCTCGTGCAGGGGCTCCGTGATGCGGACGAAGCCCGTCAAGAAGACGCCTTCATGGCAAACCCTG CCCTTCCTGCAGATCTGCTCCAAGAAGCTGTGCCAGGAAATATCAGGAGAGCTGAGCATTTCGTCGCCTTCCTCAAGAGATTCATCGAATACTTGAAG ACACGGATGAAGGTTCGCCAGGTTATTTCGGAAACGCCACCGTCATTCCTAGCTCATCTCAAGGAGCACACCTtcatcgagaagaagcctctCCGATTCTGTGCGGAGCGACTTACATCGCTGGTAAGGACCCTCGAGCTTACCAATATCGAGGATTACCAGCCACTTCAAGAGGTCGCAACGTTTGCGACTTTGGTGTCTACATATGAGAAAGGTTTCCTTCTCATTCTCGAGCCCTACGAATCGGACACAGCCGAAGTCCCGAACCCCATTCTTCATTTCACCTGCCTTGATGCTGCTATCGCTATTCGGCCTGTGTTTGAGAGATTCTACTCGGTCATTATCACATCGGGTACCATCTCACCGCTCGAAATATACCCCAAGATGCTTGACTTTTCCACAGTCATTCAAGAGTCATACAGCATGACCCTTGCACGGAGGTCATTCTTGCCTATGATTGTCACCCGAGGTAGTGATCAGGCATCCGTATCAACAAGTTTCCAGGTCCGAAACGAGCCCAGCGTGGTGAGAAACTACGGTAACTTGTTGACCGAGTTCGCCAAGATTACGCCCGATGGCATGGTTGTCTTCTTCCCCTCGTATCTCTACATGGaatccatcatcagcatGTGGCAAGGAATGGGTATCCTTGACGAGGTGTGGAAGTACAAACTCATTCTAGTTGAGACACCCGACGCCCAGGAGACTTCGCTCGCTTTGGAGACGTATCGGACCGCGTGTTGTAACGGCAGAGGAGCTGTTCTGCTTTGCGTCGCACGTGGCAAGGTCTCGGAAGGTATCGATTTCGACCATCAATATGGTCGTACCGTGTTGTGTATTGGAGTTCCCTTCCAGTACACGGAGTCACGAATCCTCAAGGCCAGACTGCAATTCTTACGAGAAACATACCGCATCAAGGAGAATGACTTCCTATCCTTCGACGCCATGCGACACGCAGCACAGTGCCTAGGCAGAGTCTTGCGTGGCAAGGATGACTACGGTATCATGGTTCTCGCCGATCGCCGATTCCAGAAGAAACGAACTCAACTTCCCAAGTGGATCAACCAAGGCCTTCAAGAGGCGGACGTCAACCTGAGCACCGACATGGCCGTCAGCAGTGCGAGACGATTCTTGAGAACCATGGCACAGCCTTTCCGGGCTAAGGACCAGGAAGGCATCAGCACCTGGGGATACAAGGACCTGATGGAGcacaaggagaagatggatctGGAGAGGATCAAGGAACTTGAGGAAGCTGCGCAAAAGCCTCAGCCGGCTGCACCTATCAACCAATACGAGtatgacgacgaggagctcgatcaagacatgatggagatggatggtttCTAG